Proteins encoded in a region of the Hyphomicrobiales bacterium genome:
- a CDS encoding DUF934 domain-containing protein: MTNATIWERGSFYKDSFNAFEEGGARAGDLIIDFAAFEAHDWSSHEGRLGLSIHAGDDIEAIAAKLDAFDLVVVNFPSFADGRAFSIARLIRDKYEFSGEIRATGAYILDQMPLLQRCGVSTFEITSEALKTGLERGAWPDVPRYYQFALDGEGNSARVRPVDTKRPWLSVNIVAEDASERSAA; encoded by the coding sequence ATGACAAATGCTACAATTTGGGAACGTGGTTCATTCTATAAAGACAGCTTCAATGCCTTCGAAGAAGGTGGAGCGCGTGCTGGTGACTTGATTATTGATTTTGCTGCTTTTGAAGCGCATGACTGGTCGTCTCATGAAGGACGGCTTGGTCTTTCCATTCACGCAGGCGATGATATTGAAGCGATTGCTGCAAAGCTTGATGCTTTTGATCTGGTCGTTGTGAACTTCCCGTCTTTCGCTGATGGTCGCGCGTTTTCAATCGCACGCCTGATCCGTGATAAATATGAATTTTCCGGTGAGATACGTGCAACGGGCGCCTATATTTTGGACCAAATGCCGTTGTTGCAACGCTGTGGTGTGTCAACATTCGAAATCACGTCAGAAGCATTGAAAACCGGTCTTGAGCGTGGCGCTTGGCCTGATGTGCCGCGTTACTATCAGTTTGCCCTTGATGGTGAAGGAAATAGCGCGCGTGTGCGCCCTGTAGACACCAAGCGTCCTTGGTTGTCTGTGAATATTGTTGCAGAAGATGCCTCTGAACGCAGCGCTGCATAA